Proteins co-encoded in one Mycobacterium mantenii genomic window:
- a CDS encoding class I SAM-dependent methyltransferase — MTALETTEEFTERITGAIDGASLTLLLSIGHQTGLLDTMAGLAPATSEQIAEAAGLNERYVREWLAGMTTGRVVEYDSDTARYSLPAQRAAVLTRAAGPDNLALVTLLVPVLAEVEQKIIGCFRAGGGLPYSEFPRFHELMAEQSGVVYDTALVDVVLPLVDGLVQRLRSGAEVADFGCGSGHAINVMAQAFPASRFTGIDFSEQAIASGIREAAERGLSNAAFESHNLADLDKTDAYDLITVFDAIHDQAQPARVLENIYRALRPGGVLLMADIKASSLLEENVGVPMSTYLYTTSLMHCMTVSLALDGAGLGTAWGTQLAVAMLADAGFGDVRVAEIESDPINNYYIARK, encoded by the coding sequence GTGACGGCTTTGGAAACCACCGAAGAATTCACCGAACGAATCACCGGGGCCATCGACGGCGCCAGCCTGACGCTGTTGCTCAGCATCGGGCATCAGACCGGTCTGCTGGACACGATGGCCGGGCTGGCCCCCGCCACCAGCGAGCAGATCGCCGAGGCCGCCGGGCTCAACGAACGCTACGTCCGAGAGTGGTTGGCCGGCATGACCACCGGACGCGTCGTCGAGTACGACTCCGACACCGCCCGCTACTCGTTGCCCGCGCAGCGCGCCGCCGTGCTGACGCGCGCGGCCGGACCGGACAACCTGGCGCTGGTGACTCTGCTCGTTCCGGTACTCGCCGAGGTCGAACAAAAAATCATCGGCTGCTTCCGTGCCGGTGGCGGGTTGCCGTACAGCGAGTTTCCCCGCTTCCATGAGTTGATGGCCGAGCAGAGCGGCGTGGTGTACGACACGGCGTTGGTCGACGTGGTGCTGCCGCTGGTGGACGGACTCGTGCAGCGGCTGCGGTCCGGGGCCGAGGTGGCGGATTTCGGGTGCGGCAGCGGACACGCCATCAACGTGATGGCACAAGCGTTTCCGGCCAGCCGCTTCACCGGCATCGACTTCTCCGAGCAGGCCATCGCTTCCGGGATCCGGGAAGCCGCCGAGCGGGGCCTGTCCAACGCGGCCTTCGAAAGCCACAACCTTGCCGATCTGGACAAGACGGACGCCTACGACCTCATCACCGTCTTCGACGCGATTCACGATCAGGCTCAGCCCGCGCGGGTGTTGGAGAATATCTACCGGGCGCTGCGGCCCGGCGGTGTCCTGTTGATGGCCGACATCAAGGCGTCGAGCCTGCTCGAGGAGAACGTCGGCGTCCCGATGAGCACCTACCTGTACACGACGTCGTTGATGCACTGCATGACGGTGTCGTTGGCGCTGGACGGCGCCGGGCTGGGCACCGCCTGGGGGACGCAACTGGCCGTCGCGATGCTGGCCGACGCCGGATTCGGCGACGTGCGGGTGGCTGAGATCGAGTCGGACCCGATCAACAACTACTACATCGCCCGGAAGTGA
- a CDS encoding S-(hydroxymethyl)mycothiol dehydrogenase, protein MSQTVRGVISRKKGEPVELVDIVVPDPGPGEALVDIIACGVCHTDLTYREGGINDEYPFLLGHEAAGRVEAVGEGVTAVEAGDFVVLNWRAVCGQCRACKRGRPHLCFDTFNATQKMTLTDGTELTPALGIGAFADKALVAAGQCTKVNPEADPAVAGLLGCGVMAGLGAAINTGAVTRDDTVAVIGCGGVGDAAIAGAALVGARRIIAVDTDNTKLDWARKFGATHTVNARESDVVETIADLTDGFGANVVIDAVGRPETWKQAFYARDLAGTVVLVGVPTPDMRLEMPLVDFFSHGGSLKSSWYGDCLPERDFPTLIDLYLQGRLPLDKFVSERIGLDGIEEAFEKMHDGKVLRSVVML, encoded by the coding sequence ATGAGTCAGACAGTGCGCGGCGTGATTTCACGCAAGAAGGGCGAACCCGTCGAGTTGGTGGACATCGTTGTCCCGGATCCCGGGCCCGGTGAGGCTCTGGTCGACATCATCGCCTGCGGGGTGTGCCACACCGACCTGACCTACCGCGAGGGCGGCATCAACGACGAGTATCCGTTTCTGCTCGGCCACGAGGCCGCCGGCCGGGTCGAGGCCGTCGGCGAAGGCGTGACCGCCGTCGAGGCGGGCGACTTCGTGGTGCTGAACTGGCGCGCGGTGTGCGGGCAGTGCCGGGCGTGCAAGCGCGGCAGGCCGCACCTGTGCTTCGACACCTTCAATGCCACCCAGAAAATGACGCTGACCGACGGCACCGAGCTGACGCCCGCCCTGGGCATCGGGGCGTTCGCCGACAAGGCGCTGGTGGCCGCCGGCCAGTGCACCAAGGTCAACCCGGAGGCCGATCCCGCCGTCGCGGGTCTGTTGGGCTGCGGGGTGATGGCCGGGCTGGGCGCCGCGATCAATACCGGCGCCGTCACCCGGGACGACACCGTTGCGGTGATCGGTTGCGGCGGCGTCGGCGACGCCGCGATCGCCGGTGCCGCGCTGGTCGGGGCCAGGCGGATCATCGCCGTGGACACCGACAACACCAAATTGGACTGGGCCCGCAAGTTCGGCGCCACGCACACCGTCAACGCCCGCGAATCCGACGTGGTCGAGACCATTGCCGACCTCACCGACGGGTTCGGCGCCAACGTGGTGATCGACGCGGTGGGCCGGCCCGAAACCTGGAAGCAGGCCTTCTACGCCCGCGATCTCGCCGGAACCGTTGTGCTGGTGGGTGTTCCGACCCCCGACATGCGCCTGGAGATGCCGCTGGTGGACTTCTTCAGCCACGGCGGCTCGCTGAAGTCATCCTGGTACGGCGACTGCCTGCCCGAACGTGACTTCCCCACCCTGATCGACCTGTACCTGCAGGGCCGGCTTCCGCTGGACAAGTTTGTCTCGGAGCGAATCGGGCTAGACGGCATCGAGGA